One Aphidius gifuensis isolate YNYX2018 linkage group LG5, ASM1490517v1, whole genome shotgun sequence genomic region harbors:
- the LOC122858216 gene encoding muscle calcium channel subunit alpha-1 isoform X1 — MSTGDGTKLSGPGIGNGARASFNNPTVGVNNNVAPQNNDGQSVMVKTPQVQTQTQAQTTTTTNAAAAAAAAAAKRPARRAKPPPDRPVRALFCLPLKNPVRKLCIDVVEWKPFEWLILMTIFANCVALAVYTPYPCGDSNQTNMILEKIEYIFLVIFTVECVMKIIAYGFVAHQGAYLRNGWNMLDFTIVVIGMISTILQLFMQEGFDVKALRAFRVLRPLRLVSGVPSLQVVLNSILRAMVPLLHIALLVLFVIIIYAIIGLELFSGKMHKTCRNNKTGETMEDPHPCGDSGFQCSSIGPEYTCSRQYWEGPNWGITNFDNFGLAMLTVFQCVTLEGWTDVLYDIEDAMGSTWQWIYFVSMVILGAFFVMNLILGVLSGEFSKEREKAKARGDFHKLREKQQIEDDLRGYLDWITQAEDIEPEADNGKQQTQDGKQKQQNEMESTDRLEGDDDNNQQESVWKRKRRDLDRINRRMRRSCRKAVKSQGFYWLIIGLVFLNTSVLATEHYRQPDWLDLFQEYTNMFFIALFTMEMILKMYSLGFQGYFVSLFNRFDCFVVVGSITEMVLTNTELMPPLGVSVLRCVRLLRVFKVTKYWRSLSNLVASLLNSIQSIASLLLLLFLFIVIFALLGMQVFGGKFNFDDLQDKTRSNFDSFWQSLLTVFQILTGEDWNAVMYVGIRAYGGVATHGILACIYFIILFICGNYILLNVFLAIAVDNLADAESLTAIEKEAEEQEAEQNRSHSGTPENDEELSGECDRDDRDEGDITSGEEEEEEEEEEEDPGTDIEQYRNENLNEEGSGKDGIKDGHKVRINIEPYEHGYDNYNGDDNDDEDYDDPLDGEVSARPRRMSEYNTANAKQPIPEGTSLFLFSQNNRFRVFCHWFCNHSNFSNFILVCIMVSSGMLAAEDPLDALSERNQVLNRFDYFFTAVFTIEISLKVIAYGFVLHNGAFCRSAFSLLDLVVVCVSLISMAWRSSAISFIKILRVLRVLRPLRAINRAKGLKYVVKCVIVAIKTIGNIMLVTYLLQFMFAVIGVQLFKGKFFACNDESKMTETECHGTYLVYEEGNINRPVVKERVWKRNRFHFDDVAKAMLTLFTVSTFEGWPSLLYTSIDSNHENFGPIYNFRPIIAAYYIIYIIIIAFFMVNIFVGFVIVTFQNEGEQEYKNCELDKNQRNCIEFALKAKPVRRYIPKHRIQYKVWWFVTSQPFEYTIFTLIIINTITLAMKFYNQPDPYTHALDVLNMIFTAVFALEFVFKLAAFRFKNYFGDAWNVFDFIIVLGSFIDIVYSEVNARLHVKAGGSLPNVKSPGSNIISINFFRLFRVMRLVKLLSRGEGIRTLLWTFIKSFQALPYVALLIVMLFFIYAVIGMQVFGKIALDNETDINRNNNFQTFPQAVLILFRSATGESWQNIMLDCSYRPNEVKCDPKSDERTAPSCGNDIAFPYFISFYVLCSFLIINLFVAVIMDNFDYLTRDWSILGPHHLDEFIRLWSEYDPDAKGRIKHLDVVTLLRKISPPLGFGKLCPHRVACKRLVSMNMPLNSDGTVLFNATLFAVVRTSLRIKTEGNIDDANSQLRAIIKKIWKRTNSKLLDQVVPPPGVDDEVTVGKFYATFLIQDYFRRFKKRKELELKEGDKDCHNTVTLQAGLRTLHEAGPELKRAISGNLEELLDDNPEPMHRRNHSLFGSVWSSMRRGHHRAKSLKALTQNNAPKISPTNSIDFLPYASVQKSAGVDGNQVTARSHQVVPNVTGVSGSALDRTPIEENIPMRPLAMFVNNSTMQPSNFQNPYKVLDLEDGIERQLTPPTPPPRRNLPSGGTSVNITPATPAHGDSSSATTSATTQSPTPSPSPSLASSSIGGARYYAYASRGCCIDFVGWRQPNVDDNCEETDVEKKSNPSSDEGDCSTSIINKKLHKSFKKSSKRSSKRSNISDNIEEEGTSRCLSLKVRKIEDANFDDDDKTMKKCLTREPSIANGLKLAQTQAIAVAGFLTDFDSKQCRVCESCLSHRASFHGRVTWTGDSNGIYGSERLTHSLPGSPADRKPTFEVIGSAESLVGRVLVEQGLGKYCDPDFVRNTSREMQEALDMTREEMDRAAHLLLQERQPLTFQLQQNIDQQWNQGPREVIYEQLREQLPSLDNSQGVQQPRKVFRDQQPLS, encoded by the exons ATGAGCACGGGTGATGGCACAAAATTGTCGGGTCCCGGCATTGGAAACGGGGCCCGTGCTAGTTTTAATAATCCAACAGTTGGTGTTAATAACAATGTGGCACCACAAAATAATGACGGTCAAAGTGTTATGGTTAAAACACCACAAGTACAAACGCAAACACAAgcacaaacaacaacaacaacaaatgcaGCAgctgcagcagcagcagcagcagctaAAAGACCAGCAAGAAGAGCTAAACCACCACCAGATAGACCAGTTAGAGCATTATTTTGTTTACCACTTAAAAATCCAGTTAGAAAATTATGTATTGATGTTGTTGAATGGAAACCATTTGAATGGCTTATACTTATGACAATATTTGCAAATTGTGTTGCATTGGCAGTATATACACCATATCCATGTGGTGATTCAAATCAAACAAATatgatattagaaaaaattgaatatatatttcttgttATATTTACTGTCGAATgtgttatgaaaataatagcaTATGGTTTTGTTGCACATCAAGGTGCATATTTACGTAATGGTTGGAATATGCTTGATTTtacaattgttgttattggtaTGATTAGTacaatattacaattatttatgcaAGAAGGTTTTGATGTTAAAGCATTACGTGCATTTAGAGTATTACGTCCATTACGTTTAGTATCTGGTGTACCAAGTTTACAAGTTGTacttaattcaattttacgtGCCATGGTGCCTCTATTACATATTgcattattagtattatttgttataataatatatgcaaTAATTGgtcttgaattattttctgGTAAAATGCATAAAACatgtagaaataataaaactggtgAAACAATGGAAGATCCACATCCATGTGGTGATAGTGGTTTTCAATGTAGTTCAATTGGTCCAGAGTATACATGTAGTCGTCAATATTGGGAAGGACCAAATTGGGGTATAactaattttgataattttggaTTAGCAATGTTAACGGTATTTCAATGTGTTACACTTGAAGGTTGGACAGATGTATTATATGATATTGAAGATGCAATGGGTAGTACATGGCAATGGatatattttgtatcaatGGTTATACTTGGTGcattttttgttatgaatttaattcttGGTGTTTTATctggtgaattttcaaaagaaagagaaaaagcTAAAGCAAGAGgtgattttcataaattacgtgaaaaacaacaaattgaaGATGATTTACGTGGTTATTTAGATTGGATAACACAAGCTGAAGATATTGAACCAGAAGCTGATAATGGTAAACAACAAACACAAGATggtaaacaaaaacaacaaaatgaaatggAAAGTACTGATAGACTTGaaggtgatgatgataataatcaacaagaaTCAGTATGGAAAAGAAAACGTCGTGATCTTGATAGAATTAATAGAAGAATGAGAAGATCATGTAGAAAAGCTGTTAAATCACAAGGTTTTTATTGGCTTATTATTGgtcttgtatttttaaatacaagtgTACTTGCTACTGAACATTATCGTCAACCAGATTGGCttgatttatttcaagaaTATACAAATATGTTTTTCATTGCATTATTTACCATggaaatgatattaaaaatgtatagtTTAGGATTTCAAGGATAttttgtatcattatttaatcgttttgattgttttgttgttgttggatcAATTACTGAAATGGTTTTAACAAATACTGAATTAATGCCACCATTGGGTGTATCTGTACTTCGTTGTGTTCGTTTACTACGAGTATTTAAAGTAACAAA ATATTGGCGATCATTATCAAATCTTGTGGCATCACTTTTAAATTCTATACAATCAATTGCATCTCTGcttcttcttttatttctttttattgttatttttgctCTTTTAGGAATGcag GTATTTGgaggaaaatttaattttgatgatttacaaGATAAAACAAGAAGTAATTTTGATAGTTTTTGGCAAAGTTTATTAACagtatttcaaatattaactGGTGAAGATTGGAATGCAGTTATGTATGTTGGAATACGTGCATATGGTGGTGTTGCAACTCATGGAATACTtgcttgtatttattttataatattatttatttgtggtaattatatattactaaATGTCTTTTTGGCTATTGCTGTTGATAATTTGGCTGATGCAGAATCATTAACTGCCATTGAAAAAGAAGCTGAAGAACAAGAAGCTGAACAAAATAGATCACACAGTGGTACACCAGAAAATGATGAAGAGCTAAGTGGTGAATGTGATAGAGATGATAGAGATGAAGGTGATATAACAAGTGgcgaagaagaagaagaagaagaagaggaaGAAGAAGATCCAGGAACTGATATTGAACAGTAcagaaatgaaaatttaaatgaagaaGGATCTGGTAAAGATGGAATTAAAGATGGTCATAAAGttagaataaatattgaacCATATGAGCATggttatgataattataatggtgatgataatgatgatgaagattatGATGATCCATTAGATGGTGAAGTATCAGCAAGACCACGTAGAATGTCAGAATATAATACAGCAAATGCTAAACAACCAATACCAGAAGGAACATCATTGTTTCTattttcacaaaataataGATTTCGTGTATTTTGTCATTGGTTTTGTAATCAcagtaatttttcaaattttattcttgTATGTATCATGGTATCATCTGGTATGCTTGCTGCTGAGGATCCACTTGATGCACTATCTGAAAGAAATCAA GTTTTAAATCgtttcgattatttttttactgctGTATTTaccattgaaatatcattgaAAGTTATTGCATATGGTTTTGTACTTCATAATGGTGCATTTTGTCGATCAGCATTTAGTTTATTGgatcttgttgttgtttgtgTTTCATTAATTTCCATGGCTTGGAg gtcAAGTGCCATATCTTTCATAAAAATTCTTCGAGTTCTACGTGTGTTGAGGCCTCTACGTGCAATCAATCGAGCCAAGGGTCtcaag TATGTAGTGAAATGTGTGATTGTCGCCATAAAAACAATTGGCAATATTATGTTGGTCACCTATCTCCTACAGTTCATGTTTGCTGTTATCGGGGTACAGCTGTTTAAG GGAAAATTTTTTGCGTGCAATGATGAATCCAAGATGACAGAAACAGAATGCCA TGGTACATATTTGGTTTATGAAGAAGGAAATATTAATAGACCAGTTGTCAAAGAAAGAGTATGGAAAAGAAATAGATTTCACTTTGATGATGTTGCCAAAGCTATGCTCACTCTTTTTACTGTTTCGACTTTCGAAGGTTGGCCCAg cctTTTGTATACCTCAATTGACTCAAACCATGAAAATTTCGGTCCAATTTACAATTTTCGTCCGATAATTGCAGcttattacataatttatataattattattgcatttttcatggtaaatatatttgtggGTTTCGTTATTGTGACATTTCAAAATGAAGGTGAACAAGAATACAAAAATTGTGAGCTTGATAAAAACCAG CGTAACTGCATTGAATTTGCACTGAAAGCAAAGCCTGTTCGACGGTACATACCAAAACATAGGATTCAATATAAAGTTTGGTGGTTCGTCACTTCTCAACCATTTGAGTATACAATATTCACTCTCATCATCATAAACACAATAACACTGGccatgaaattttataatcaaccTGATCCATACACTCATGCTCTTGATGTACTTAATATGATCTTCACTGCAGTATTTGCACTTGAATTTGTCTTCAAACTTGCTGCTTTTCGTTTTAAA AATTATTTTGGAGATGCCTGGAATGTCTTTGACTTTATAATAGTTTTGGGAAGTTTCATCGATATTGTATACTCAGAAGTTAAC gCACGACTGCATGTCAAGGCGGGAGGTTCACTTCCCAACGTTAAAAGT cctggttcaaatataatatcaataaatttttttcgactATTTCGTGTAATGCGTCTTGTTAAATTACTGAGTCGTGGTGAAGGAATTAGAACATTATTATGGACTTTTATTAAGTCATTTCAAGCATTGCCATATGTTGCATTACTTATTGTCAtgctgttttttatatatgcagTTATTGGAATGCaagtttttggaaaaattgcACTTGATAATGAAACGGATatcaatagaaataataattttcaaacgTTTCCTCAAGctgtattgatattatttagatCAGCAACAg gTGAATCATGGCAAAATATTATGTTGGATTGTTCATATCGTCCAAATGAAGTCAAGTGTGATCCAAAATCAGATGAACGAACAGCACCAAGTTGTGGAAATGACATTGCATTTCCATATTTTATATCTTTCTATGTTCTCTGTTCATTTTTG attataaatttatttgttgctgTTATAATGgataattttgattatctTACACGTGATTGGTCAATACTTGGACCTCATCatcttgatgaatttataagaTTATGGTCAGAATATGATCCTGATGCTAAAGGACGCATTAAACATTTAGATGTTGTAACATTATTACGTAAAATATCACCACCACTTGGTTTTGGTAAACTTTGTCCACATCGTGTTGCTTGTAAAAGACTTGTATCAATGAATATGCCATTAAATAGTGATGGAACTGTATTATTTAATGCAACATTATTTGCTGTTGTTAGAACATCATTGAGAATTAAAACAGAAGGAAATATTGATGATGCTAATTCACAATTACGtgctattattaaaaaaatatggaaacgTACTAATTCAAAATTACTTGATCAAGTTGTACCACCACctggtgttgatgatgaagTTACAGTTGGTAAATTTTATGCAACTTTTCTTATACAAGATTATTTTAGACGTTTTAAAAAACGTAAAGAATTGGAATTAAAAGAAGGTGACAAAGATTGTCACAATACAGTTACATTACAAGCTGGATTGAGAACATTGCATGAAGCTGGTCCAGAATTAAAACGTGCAATATCTGGAAATCTTGAAGAATTACTTGATGATAATCCTGAGCCAATGCATCGA cgTAATCATTCATTATTTGGAAGTGTTTGGTCAAGCATGAGAAGAGGTCATCATCGAGCAAAGTCATTAAAAGCACTTACTCAAAATAATGCTCCAAAAATATCACCAacaaattcaattgatttcCTGCCATATGCATCTGTTCAAAAATCAGCTGGAGTTGATGGTAATCAAGTTACTGCTAGATCTCATCAAGTTGTACCAAATGTAACAGG AGTTTCAGGCAGTGCACTAGACCGAACACCCATTGAAGAAAATATACCAATGAGACCACTTGCAATGTTTGTCAATAACTCAACCATGCAGCCATCAAATTTCCAAAATCCTTACAAAGTTTTAGA TTTGGAGGATGGGATCGAGCGACAGTTGacaccaccaacaccaccaccaagaCGTAATCTACCATCTGGTGGTACATCTGTTAATATTACACCAGCAACACCAGCACATGGTGATTCAAGCAGTGCAACAACAAGTGCAACAACACAATCACCAACTCCAAGTCCATCACCATCTCTTGCTTCATCATCAATTGGTGGAGCTAGATATTATGCATATGCATCACGTGGATGCTGTATCGACTTTGTTGGCTGGCGACAACCAAATG TCGATGATAATTGTGAAGAAACagatgtagaaaaaaaaagtaatccaTCATCAGATGAAGGTGATTGTTCAACaagtattataaataaaaaattgcataaaagctttaaaaaatcaagtaaacgTTCAAGTAAACGTTCAAATATATCAGATAATATAGAAGAAGAAGGAACATCACGTTGTTTATCATTAAAAGttagaaaaattgaagatgctaattttgatgatgatgataaaacaatgaaaaaatgtttaacaaGAGAACCAAGTATTGCTAATGGATTAAAACTAGCACAAACACAAGCAATTGCTGTTGCTGGATTTCTTACTGATTTTGATTCAAAACAATGTCGTGTTTGTGAATCTTGTTTATCACATCGGGCCTCATTCCACGGCAGAG TTACATGGACCGGTGATAGTAATGGAATTTATGGCTCGGAAAGATTAACTCACAGTTTACCAGGTAGTCCTGCTGATAGAAAGCCAACTTTTGAAGTTATTGGAAGTGCCGAGAGTCTAGTTGGTCGA gtTTTAGTTGAACAAGGACTTGGAAAATATTGTGATCCTGATTTTGTTAGAAACACATCACGTGAAATGCAAGAAGCACTTGATATGACACGTGAAGAAATGGATAGAGCTGCACATTTATTACTACAAGAACGTCAACCATTGACATTTCAATTGCAACAAAATATTGATCAACAATGGAATCAAGGACCAAGAGAAGTTATTTATGAACAATTACGTGAACAACTACCATCGTTAGATAATTCACAAGGTGTTCAACAACCACGAAAAGTATTCCGTGATCAACAACCATTATCttag